In Aliivibrio wodanis, a genomic segment contains:
- a CDS encoding putative transglycosylase, giving the protein MFWPCRVWLLFLLLSPFSMALELSPMAQTPYTGDLNTLKKKGTVRVLVSADLGFYYIEKGQPKGVIAEFIHHFELHLHKNNINVNVQVIPVPRDDLFRALETGFGDIAVANLTITPQRLKTVDFSDPVISNSQEWLVTSKSIPEITSIEQLSGKEIWVRPSSSYFESLQRINQQLFSDGIPPINVHFLEENLQDYELMEMINQDILPMTVIDSHKSQLWSRIMKNITINEDLPIRTQANISWAIRKDTPQLKSIVNKYIRRIKQGSYLGNVIYNKYLNNTQWLNKAINPKTMDQFNNLSTLFKQYAEKYEFDWLMISAQAYQESRFNNHLVSHKGAVGIMQVLPSTANEPYINIKNFKILKNNIHAGVKYMDFVHKRYFLKPDITKENQMYFSLAAYNAGPANVRKMRRMAVKHGYNPNIWFNNVEIMAQKYVSKEPVNYVANISRYYVIYKQITLLQTLREQQNASNYKLF; this is encoded by the coding sequence ATGTTTTGGCCATGTAGGGTTTGGTTGTTGTTTTTATTATTATCTCCATTTTCTATGGCCCTTGAGCTTTCACCTATGGCACAAACACCATATACAGGAGATCTCAATACTCTAAAGAAAAAAGGAACAGTACGTGTTCTAGTATCTGCCGATCTTGGTTTTTATTATATAGAGAAAGGCCAACCAAAAGGAGTCATCGCAGAGTTCATTCATCATTTCGAATTACACCTACACAAAAATAACATTAATGTAAATGTGCAAGTTATTCCTGTTCCTCGTGATGACCTATTTCGCGCTTTAGAAACTGGTTTTGGTGATATAGCGGTTGCAAACCTCACCATCACACCTCAGCGTTTAAAGACTGTTGATTTTAGTGATCCTGTTATCAGTAATAGCCAAGAATGGCTTGTCACTTCAAAATCAATACCAGAGATCACCTCAATAGAACAACTATCAGGAAAAGAGATATGGGTTCGACCAAGCTCTAGTTATTTTGAAAGTTTGCAGCGCATTAATCAACAGCTTTTTAGTGATGGTATCCCTCCTATTAATGTTCATTTTTTAGAAGAGAACCTTCAAGATTACGAACTTATGGAGATGATAAATCAAGACATATTACCCATGACAGTCATTGATAGCCATAAATCTCAATTATGGTCAAGAATAATGAAAAATATTACGATCAATGAAGACCTACCAATCAGGACTCAAGCTAATATTAGCTGGGCGATAAGAAAAGACACTCCTCAACTTAAATCTATTGTAAATAAATACATAAGGAGAATTAAACAAGGCTCATATTTAGGCAATGTTATTTACAACAAATATTTAAATAACACCCAATGGCTAAACAAAGCAATAAACCCAAAGACCATGGACCAATTTAACAACCTATCCACTCTCTTTAAGCAATATGCAGAGAAGTATGAATTCGATTGGCTAATGATCTCAGCTCAAGCTTATCAAGAATCAAGGTTTAATAACCATTTAGTTTCTCATAAAGGAGCTGTGGGGATCATGCAAGTACTACCTAGCACCGCGAATGAGCCGTATATTAATATAAAGAACTTTAAAATTTTAAAAAATAATATTCACGCGGGCGTAAAATATATGGATTTTGTACATAAGCGTTATTTCTTAAAGCCAGATATCACTAAAGAAAATCAAATGTATTTTTCACTGGCCGCCTATAACGCAGGTCCTGCTAACGTAAGAAAAATGCGTAGAATGGCAGTAAAACATGGCTATAACCCTAATATCTGGTTCAATAATGTTGAGATCATGGCACAAAAATACGTCAGTAAAGAACCTGTCAATTACGTAGCTAACATTAGTCGTTACTATGTTATTTATAAACAAATCACCTTACTTCAAACACTCAGAGAGCAACAAAATGCCTCTAATTATAAATTGTTTTGA